Below is a genomic region from Anoplopoma fimbria isolate UVic2021 breed Golden Eagle Sablefish chromosome 20, Afim_UVic_2022, whole genome shotgun sequence.
CTTCCTGTACTATGCACTGGCTGTCACTGCTGTGGTGCTTTTCTACGTTTACTACACTCAGCCTGATGACTGCACAGAGCACAAAGTCTTCATCAGCCTCAACCTCATCTTCTGCGTCATCATTTCCATCGTCTCCATTCTGCCCAAGATACAGGTACAGTGTTGGCCAGTCTAAGGGCATGCTGTTACAGATATACTTGGAATCACATTAAGTGCACGTCTGTCCTGTTTGTTACAGGAAGCCCAGCCACACTCCGGTTTGCTCCAGGCTTCACTCATCTCCCTCTACACCATGTATGTCACTTGGTCTGCAATGACCAACAATCCAAGTGAGTCTCCTGTTGTTTTAGTCCACAGTTGCTGCTCTTTTCTGTAGTTTTTGGTCATTCAGTTGTAATTATTCTCACTGTTTTCTGTCAATATATGTATCTGCTGCAGCATTTTGATCATGCTGGTGAGTTTTTGCATGGCAAGCTACAGGAACAGATAGCTGCTTTTTGCTTATAGTTAGCACACCTTCCTTGTTTCATGTCGTGCAATCTCCCTTTCCTAAGTGAATGGGCACGCTTGTGGTGACTGTAGGGTTAGTTTTATCTACAGGTAGGCATTTGagaaacatttacacaaaacaatttaaatacatttatacaatcCACATAGAACTGgatttcacttttatttgaaaaatgctATTAGTCTTTGTCATTTTAGAGAACTACTTCCTTTGTGGTTCACTGAAGTTGTTACACTATACAAACATTTCGCTCTGCTTGTTATCATAGGAAACAGCTGCTTATTTTCCATTGCAAAGCTGACCAATTAAAACATGTGACTGTTCAACAGGCAAATACAATAGATCAAAAACTGTTCTTATTGCTTTCGGTTGTTTCACTTTTGCCAGTGACATTCaagaaaacactttgaaaactAGTGTGGATGGAACTCTGTTGAGAGGAAAACAGTGTTctcacatttatttgtatataagGGACAGTTATGTATTTATGAACAGGAAAACATgtacactttgtttttaatatacatatatttccaAATGCATCTCTTATAACGTTCATATATATTTGCAGCCCCTTCAGTTCATTTACatgtgaattaaaacattttattgccATTACGGTCAATTCAGGATTTACACAAGATGAGGTCAACTGTGTAACGATGTATTTAATGATATCCTATTATAGTGTAATTAGatgtctaatgtgtgtgtgctctgatGTGTTAGATCGAAAATGTAACCCCAGCCTGCTGAGTCTAGTGTCGAACATCACCACCACTGAGCCATCTGGTGACGGCACCCCAGGACAGGTGCAGTGGTGGGACGCTCAGGGCATTGTTGGCTTGATCATCTTCCTTTTCTGCACTCTCTATGCCAGGTAGGTTTAAAACCATCACAAATGATGTGTCATATTCAGTTTTGTGGTATCTTATGTTTTTGTAaacctgtctctctccgtctcttccCTTTAGTATCCGTTCGTCCAGCAACACCCAGGTAAACAAGTTGATGCAGACGGAGGAGGGCGGAGGGTCAGGCGGAGAGGGTGTGGTGGGAGAGGACGGCATTCTCCGGGCCGTGGACAATGAGGAAGAGAAAGTCTCTTACAGCTACTCCGTTTTCCACTTCCACCTCTGTTTGGCCTCTCTGTACATCATGATGACTCTCACCAACTGGTACCAGTAAGTATCTGTCACCTACAAATTGTTAAATGGGTGACATAAGGCGCTCAAAGGATAGATACGAGGCCTTTTTCACATCAGACATTTTTAAGACTGCGAAAACAACTGCATACCATTAAGTTCAGCTAGTTCCAGCATCCTGGCACTgggcatgctggctcactggcaTGGCTTATGGGGATACATGAAGGAATTGAACCATTGTTAAAGAAATTTGAACTGGTGATCAACAAGTATAATTGTAGTTGAACTGAACAGCATCCAGTTGTGTTTGATTACAAAATTCTGCCTGTTACAAAATGAGATAAACATATGGACATATAAAGTATTTGAGACAGATActaatacaaacaaacaattgtTTTACCCAAACTGACAGAATGATTCTTCAGATATGTCAGTGACAAAATGATGAGTTTTGGGATAAAAGCATGCAAGAATGTACGAATGTTTGAAGCTTATGTGATGCCCAAGCATTTTGAAACCATAAGCTTTCAGTAGTTGTTGCACAGGCATTGTAGGCCTCCAGTATGGCCACCAGAGGGCACCTCGCCTTACCAGAAAGTTATCCATTCCTTGAACGTAGCTTGAATGTCATTTTTCTAAAAATCAAAAAGCCCATCCTCTACATCCTCTGCAGTTTCTAATCATTCATGGgccatatgtaaaaaaaaaaataatatatatatatatatacaagcaCACAAATTTCAGTGCATGTGTATGTTAACTTGGTATAAATTGTACTTTTCCCTCTGTGTCCTACCTCAGACCAGGCACCACCACCCAAGCCATGCCGAGCCTTATGCCAGCTGTGTGGGTGAAGATGTGCTCCAGCTGGCTGGGCCTCGGACTCTACCTCTGGACCCTCATCGCCCCTCTCGTCTTCCCTGATAGGGATTTCAACTGAGTATGCCTTGTCTTTTagctgtattttgttgttttgtttcttgccACGTGTATCCGGCTGTGTGAAGGATACTGTGAATGAAATGGGAAGGATGTTATAAAGGGAATACatttcttatattttgttttcaattaattGCCTCTGCTGGTGTTGTGCTTGTGTTGTTTTACTTCTCTTAGAGTGATTATTAAGTGCGATAATCTCTACAGACTAATTGAAAGTGGAAATAGATTTTTTAGTAAACCTGATTTTGGTTACAATAatttacaatacttttttttataggcAACTCCCTACCTTCTGCCTGATGTAGTCTGAACTATCACAAAGACTCAACAACAAGGCACTTTCTTGATACCTCAGACATTTCAGTAACAGATTCCCTTTTAAGGGCCTGTGAGGGTCTGGAATCCCTGATTAGCTGGACTCTTTTTAGTGCTGGAGGCAACTAGGGGAACCCTCCTTAGGAGCCCCAGAGTTAGTTGAGTGTGAGAATTAGATAAGACTAATATGACACGCCCTGCATAGCATAACAGGGCTTCCCTCTAGCTGCTCGGCTGTGTGCAAATCTACGTCATTACACGTCAAGTCAGAGATTCTTAATAGACCACCAGTCGGATCTCAGCTCTCCCTCTTCCACTCCAACATAGGATCATTTATCTCTGGTGCTACGCCTTTCCATGTCGGACTGTGTTTGGCCCTGTATAGCAATCAGTTTGAAGCAGGGAGACGTGTATTGATCCATAGCAGTCAGCATCATGCGATGTGCAGCGGTACGGTTCAGTAGGTGATAGCTTGAACTCCACAGACCTGTGCTCTCACAAATGCCATTATTTCCAGAATGTTGCCACACAGCCTGCTATGGAGTTGAGTTAAAAACAATATGAATTTGACGCATTTCAGAAAAATGAAGAATTGCTGTGAAATGGTTATGACTATCGTAGTATGTTTATGGTTGTGATGGTGGTACAATccttttatgcattttatggtGTTTACCTCGCTTTCAATAAGTTTAAATAAGATCGATGTGTTTTGTACTTGTGAACACTTTTGGTACAATCCTGAGAATGTTATTGTCTGTCTATGTTGTGTTCTTTTCCAACATTTCAATGCCCAACCATATCAATCAGATTTCACTGGTTCTCTCGATGCATTATGAGTATTATGAATGAagtttttcaaagtgtttaaaCCAATTcagacctttttatttttatttattttttttggcagaaTTAACAGTCAATCAATCAAGAATCTTAACATTTATAAATCAAGAATCATGATTACCGAAACGTTGTCACTATATATCTCTgaatgcaagtgaagaagaagttttttttgttccatattGTCTACCCtaggtattctcctacgcaccttTCGACCTACTGGTGTGCAAACATTTTCTCTATATAGATCATAActtgttcattttgaaaacaacGTGCCTTATTCTAATCCTGCGT
It encodes:
- the serinc2l gene encoding serine incorporator 2, translated to MGACLALCSLASCASCLCGSAPCLLCGCCPSSNSSTITRLVFSFFLLLGTLVSVIMILPGMETQLRKIPGFCQGGSAIPGFENQVNCDVIVGYKSVYRMCFAMTCFFFLFSAIMIRVRSSKDPRAAIQNGFWFFKFLILIGITVGAFFIPDGTFDTVWFYFGLVGSFIFILIQLILLIDFAHSWNKLWVGNAEDGDNKCWFAGLLTFTFLYYALAVTAVVLFYVYYTQPDDCTEHKVFISLNLIFCVIISIVSILPKIQEAQPHSGLLQASLISLYTMYVTWSAMTNNPNRKCNPSLLSLVSNITTTEPSGDGTPGQVQWWDAQGIVGLIIFLFCTLYASIRSSSNTQVNKLMQTEEGGGSGGEGVVGEDGILRAVDNEEEKVSYSYSVFHFHLCLASLYIMMTLTNWYQPGTTTQAMPSLMPAVWVKMCSSWLGLGLYLWTLIAPLVFPDRDFN